A single Arachnia propionica DNA region contains:
- a CDS encoding Tm-1-like ATP-binding domain-containing protein yields the protein MAVVALIGTLDTKGAECAWLAEQLDKYGVQALFVDVGSFSASPLANVSSDDVIAAADSDAAALRERRDRGEMMQVMSVGAARIVRDLAVSGRIHGLLALGGSGGSSVAAAAMQALPVGFPKLLVSTMASGDVKPYVGEVDATLMYSVVDVAGINSVSSQVFANAAAAIAGMARAYEDRLAAVPAGHKPVVAVTMFGVTTPAADEARDTLTDLGYEVLVFHATGAGGRAMEKLAESGLLAGVCDLTTTELADDLVGGVLSAGPRRLEMAGRVGLPQAVSLGALDMVNFGPADTVPPEFAGRNLFVHNPTVTLMRTTPEEMAELGRRIAAKLAAATGPTELFIPLRGVSAIDVEGAPFRDAEADAALFAELRAGLVGSGVVVHELDQAINDPGFGAAMARALHASITN from the coding sequence ATGGCTGTTGTTGCACTGATCGGGACGCTGGACACCAAAGGCGCCGAGTGCGCCTGGCTGGCCGAGCAACTGGACAAGTACGGGGTGCAGGCCCTGTTCGTCGATGTCGGGTCCTTTTCGGCGAGCCCGCTGGCCAACGTCAGCTCCGACGATGTGATCGCCGCCGCGGACTCCGACGCCGCCGCCCTGCGTGAACGCCGCGACCGGGGCGAGATGATGCAGGTGATGAGCGTCGGGGCGGCCCGTATCGTCCGTGACCTGGCGGTGTCGGGACGCATCCACGGCCTGCTGGCCCTCGGTGGGTCCGGTGGCTCCTCGGTCGCCGCGGCTGCGATGCAGGCCCTCCCGGTCGGTTTCCCGAAGCTGCTGGTCTCGACCATGGCCTCCGGCGACGTGAAACCCTACGTCGGCGAGGTGGACGCGACGCTCATGTACTCGGTCGTCGACGTCGCCGGCATCAACTCGGTCTCCTCCCAGGTGTTCGCCAATGCGGCCGCGGCGATCGCCGGGATGGCCAGGGCATACGAGGACCGGCTGGCCGCCGTTCCCGCCGGCCACAAACCGGTCGTCGCGGTCACCATGTTCGGCGTGACGACCCCGGCCGCGGACGAGGCCCGCGACACCCTGACCGACCTCGGCTACGAGGTGCTGGTCTTCCACGCCACCGGGGCGGGCGGCCGCGCCATGGAGAAACTCGCCGAGTCGGGCCTGCTGGCCGGGGTGTGCGACCTCACCACCACCGAGCTGGCCGACGACCTCGTGGGCGGTGTCCTGTCCGCGGGGCCGCGGCGGCTGGAGATGGCCGGGCGGGTCGGCCTGCCGCAGGCCGTCAGCCTGGGGGCGCTCGACATGGTGAACTTCGGCCCCGCCGACACCGTGCCGCCCGAGTTCGCCGGACGCAACCTGTTCGTCCACAACCCCACCGTGACGCTGATGCGCACCACGCCTGAGGAGATGGCCGAGCTGGGACGCCGCATCGCCGCCAAACTTGCCGCCGCCACCGGACCCACCGAGCTGTTCATCCCCCTGCGGGGCGTGAGCGCCATCGACGTCGAGGGAGCCCCCTTCCGGGACGCCGAAGCCGACGCCGCGCTGTTCGCGGAACTGCGCGCGGGGCTGGTCGGCTCCGGCGTCGTCGTCCACGAACTCGACCAGGCGATCAACGACCCAGGTTTCGGCGCCGCGATGGCCCGCGCACTGCACGCATCCATCACCAACTGA
- a CDS encoding PLP-dependent aminotransferase family protein codes for MDSAELSRLLGVWTDADERLPDALARTISELVDHGFVPAGSTLPPQRELAQVLGVARGTVASALATLEAGGYVVSTRGSGTRVRSGRVGAEHRAGGRLFSFTNAPRDVIDLSSGALPASTVTGEVLSASPDGVDPYLETDGYFPAGLPVLRQAIAEHLTRDGVPTRPAEVLVTSGAQQATSLAIRGLLDPGDLVLTEDPSYRGALCALRDHGVRLEGVPLRDGGIDVSLVARAAVRRPAALYCQTSVHNPTGQSMTRHARAALADVVNRRGLPVVEDCCSYDLTLSGRPAPTLTGLVAPELHLSCWTMSKLFWGGLRVGWVRADEARIRRLVELRKVDDLATSIVDQLYAVRLLRRAADARRERQAMLTKHLASTERVLREMAPAWTWRRIIGGSGLWVDTGTDAVAFVEQAKRAGVKLAAGPSFSPHDGHRTMLRLPLWHDGAELRRGLGAALGE; via the coding sequence ATGGATTCGGCGGAGCTGTCGAGGCTGCTCGGGGTGTGGACGGACGCGGACGAGCGGCTGCCGGACGCGCTGGCGAGGACCATTTCAGAGCTTGTGGATCACGGTTTCGTGCCCGCGGGAAGCACCTTGCCGCCGCAGCGGGAGCTCGCGCAGGTGCTGGGGGTGGCCCGCGGGACCGTCGCATCCGCCCTGGCGACGCTGGAGGCTGGCGGGTATGTGGTCTCGACCCGGGGGTCGGGGACGCGGGTGAGGTCGGGCCGGGTGGGTGCCGAGCACCGGGCCGGCGGGCGGCTGTTCTCGTTCACCAACGCCCCGCGCGATGTCATCGACCTGTCCAGCGGGGCCCTGCCCGCGTCCACGGTGACCGGGGAGGTGCTGTCGGCGAGCCCGGACGGGGTCGACCCCTACCTGGAGACCGACGGCTATTTCCCGGCCGGGCTTCCGGTGTTGCGGCAGGCGATCGCCGAGCACCTCACCCGCGATGGGGTGCCGACCCGGCCCGCGGAGGTGCTGGTGACGAGCGGGGCGCAGCAGGCGACCTCGCTGGCGATCCGGGGACTGCTGGACCCGGGCGACCTCGTCCTGACCGAGGACCCGAGCTACCGGGGTGCGCTGTGTGCGCTGCGGGACCATGGCGTCCGGCTGGAGGGGGTCCCGCTGCGCGACGGCGGCATCGACGTGAGCCTGGTGGCGCGCGCGGCGGTGAGGCGTCCGGCCGCGCTGTACTGCCAGACCAGCGTCCACAACCCGACGGGGCAGAGCATGACCAGGCACGCACGGGCAGCGCTCGCCGACGTCGTCAACCGGCGCGGCCTGCCCGTCGTCGAGGACTGCTGCTCCTACGACCTGACGCTGTCAGGTCGTCCGGCGCCAACGCTTACGGGCCTTGTCGCCCCGGAACTTCACCTGAGCTGCTGGACGATGTCGAAGCTGTTCTGGGGCGGGCTTCGCGTCGGCTGGGTGAGGGCCGACGAGGCGCGCATCCGCCGGCTGGTGGAACTGCGGAAGGTCGACGACCTGGCGACCTCCATCGTCGACCAGCTGTACGCCGTGCGGCTGCTGCGCCGGGCAGCGGACGCACGGCGGGAGCGGCAGGCGATGCTCACCAAACACCTGGCATCCACGGAACGGGTACTCCGCGAGATGGCCCCGGCGTGGACCTGGCGGCGGATCATCGGCGGTTCCGGCCTGTGGGTGGACACCGGGACGGACGCCGTCGCCTTCGTCGAGCAGGCCAAACGGGCCGGGGTCAAGCTCGCCGCCGGACCGAGTTTCTCGCCCCACGACGGCCACCGCACGATGCTGCGACTGCCCCTGTGGCACGACGGAGCCGAACTGAGACGAGGGTTGGGCGCCGCCCTCGGCGAATAA
- a CDS encoding VWA domain-containing protein encodes MRLALQLVAIDPGIGGVLIPGAKGTAKSTMVRSLAALLPSGRLRTLALGATEDRLVGGLDLEATLTGGAPRFLPGLLAEAHGGVLYVDEVNLLADHLTDLVLDAAASGVVLTEREGFSRTQRARFALVGTMNPEEGALRPQLLDRFGLCVQVDGSPDLDERVEIMARRFAFDADPEAFAGAWADQEAALAERLRQAREAAPAVWLGRDIQELVAARVLAAHVAGHRAELVMSRAARAHAAWRGSQRVSEEDVEAVAELVLAHRRRQAAEPPPPTSEQATRPEPPPTSSPPPAETDTDAPASGGTPPEDVAATGEPFRVRPLHPAAERDGRLGSGRRTTTVSAGGRGRYVRARPTREAVDLALDATLRAGAVHQRERRLRAAEQGDPRSELAVLIEPSDWFRKVRVRQTGSLVVLCVDASGSMGARNRMVASKGAVLSLLLDAYVKRDQVSLVSFRGAEAQVLVEPTSSVELAERRLRELPVGGRTPLAAGLVEASRVVRRALLKDPALRPLVIVVTDGRGNVDLAGRVSRGAAAEVTEIAGRLGGDGRVTWVVVDTEPASPAARGHGATLAAALGASRFEIEQLRADDLVSVVRDMRLATVKKEGR; translated from the coding sequence ATGCGGCTCGCCCTGCAACTGGTCGCCATCGACCCCGGGATCGGCGGGGTGCTGATCCCGGGCGCCAAGGGCACCGCCAAATCCACCATGGTGCGTTCCCTCGCCGCGCTGCTGCCATCCGGAAGGTTGCGGACGCTGGCCCTGGGCGCCACCGAGGACCGCCTGGTTGGGGGCCTGGACCTGGAGGCGACGCTGACCGGCGGCGCCCCCCGGTTCCTGCCGGGGTTGCTGGCCGAGGCCCACGGCGGGGTCCTCTACGTCGACGAGGTCAACCTGCTCGCCGACCACCTGACCGACCTGGTGCTGGACGCTGCGGCCAGCGGGGTCGTCCTCACCGAGCGGGAGGGGTTCTCCCGCACCCAGCGGGCCCGGTTCGCGCTTGTCGGCACGATGAACCCCGAGGAGGGGGCGCTGCGTCCCCAGCTGCTGGACCGCTTCGGCCTGTGCGTCCAGGTGGACGGCTCACCCGACCTGGACGAGCGGGTCGAGATCATGGCCCGCAGGTTCGCCTTCGACGCCGACCCGGAGGCCTTCGCGGGGGCCTGGGCGGACCAGGAGGCCGCCCTGGCGGAGCGGCTCCGCCAGGCCCGGGAGGCGGCCCCCGCGGTGTGGCTGGGCCGGGACATCCAGGAACTCGTCGCGGCGCGGGTGCTGGCCGCCCACGTCGCCGGGCACCGGGCCGAGCTGGTGATGAGCCGCGCCGCCCGGGCCCACGCGGCCTGGCGGGGCAGCCAGCGGGTGAGCGAGGAGGACGTGGAGGCGGTCGCCGAGTTGGTGCTGGCCCACCGTCGCCGCCAGGCCGCCGAACCGCCCCCACCCACCTCGGAGCAGGCCACCCGGCCCGAACCCCCACCCACCTCGTCCCCGCCGCCAGCCGAGACGGACACCGACGCCCCGGCGTCCGGTGGCACCCCACCCGAGGATGTTGCCGCGACCGGTGAGCCGTTCCGGGTGCGTCCGCTGCACCCGGCAGCGGAGCGAGACGGACGCCTCGGGTCGGGCCGGCGCACCACAACGGTCAGCGCCGGTGGCCGGGGCCGCTACGTCCGTGCCCGCCCGACGCGGGAGGCCGTGGACCTGGCCCTGGACGCCACGCTGCGGGCCGGGGCCGTGCACCAGCGCGAGCGCCGCCTCCGGGCCGCCGAGCAGGGCGACCCCCGCAGCGAACTGGCGGTGCTGATCGAACCCAGCGACTGGTTCCGCAAGGTCCGGGTGAGGCAGACCGGCTCCCTGGTGGTGCTGTGCGTGGACGCCTCCGGCTCCATGGGCGCCCGCAACCGGATGGTGGCCAGCAAGGGTGCGGTGCTCAGCCTGCTGCTGGACGCCTACGTCAAACGCGACCAGGTGTCGCTGGTCAGCTTCCGCGGCGCCGAGGCCCAGGTGCTGGTGGAACCCACCTCCTCGGTCGAGTTGGCCGAGCGGCGGCTGCGGGAGCTACCTGTGGGTGGGCGTACCCCGCTGGCCGCGGGCCTGGTCGAGGCGTCGCGGGTGGTGCGGCGGGCGCTGCTGAAGGACCCGGCGCTGCGTCCGCTGGTGATCGTGGTGACCGATGGACGCGGCAACGTCGACCTGGCCGGGCGGGTGTCCCGCGGCGCGGCCGCCGAGGTGACCGAGATCGCCGGGCGGCTCGGCGGCGACGGCCGGGTGACGTGGGTGGTCGTCGACACCGAACCGGCCTCACCGGCGGCGCGGGGGCACGGTGCCACCCTGGCGGCCGCGCTGGGGGCGTCCCGGTTCGAGATTGAGCAGCTGCGCGCCGACGACCTGGTGTCGGTGGTGCGCGACATGCGTTTGGCCACTGTGAAGAAGGAGGGGCGATGA
- a CDS encoding SRPBCC family protein, which yields MTVSYYSTIIQHDADRVWDTLRDFNGLAAWFGSAVSESHIEDGLTGATVGAVRNFQLGESRIRERLLALSDLDRSYSYGFCDPAPFDVTGYVSTLKVTRVSSTGQSLVEWWTEFDCAQDEREHWETFFASQVFAPALEGLRDHLG from the coding sequence ATGACGGTCTCGTACTACAGCACGATCATCCAGCACGACGCCGACAGGGTGTGGGACACCCTCAGGGACTTCAACGGACTGGCCGCCTGGTTCGGTTCCGCGGTCTCCGAGAGCCACATCGAGGACGGCCTGACCGGAGCGACGGTCGGCGCCGTGCGGAACTTCCAGCTCGGCGAATCCCGGATCAGGGAGCGGCTGCTCGCCCTGTCGGACCTCGACCGCAGCTACTCCTACGGGTTCTGCGATCCGGCCCCATTCGACGTGACCGGATACGTCTCCACGCTGAAAGTGACCCGGGTGAGCTCGACCGGTCAGTCCCTCGTCGAGTGGTGGACGGAGTTCGACTGCGCCCAGGACGAGCGGGAGCACTGGGAGACCTTCTTCGCCAGCCAGGTGTTCGCCCCGGCGCTGGAGGGGCTGCGCGACCACCTCGGCTGA
- a CDS encoding ATP-binding protein, protein MSRSSYPFAAIVGQDEMKLALVLTVINPAVSGVLIRGDKGTAKSTAVRGLAELLPERVEVGATPYHLSPAEYREYWEELGLPAQDDPVERRTRVPVVELPIGATEDRVAGTLDLETALTAGRKRFEPGLLADAHRGILYVDEVNLLDDHVVDLLLDSAAMGVNTVEREGISLTHPARFSLVGTMNPEEGELRPQLLDRFGLCVTVVGESDPPARVEIIERRLAFEADPVGFCAGWRAEGERLARQIASAMDLLPEVTVGREVLLEVARICVDAGVDGHRADITMVRAARALAAWHGRTGIETADLQQAARLVLPHRMRRRPLEGIGTPHGRG, encoded by the coding sequence ATGAGCCGGTCCAGTTATCCCTTTGCCGCGATCGTGGGGCAGGACGAGATGAAACTCGCGCTGGTGCTTACGGTCATCAACCCCGCGGTGTCGGGGGTGCTGATCCGCGGCGACAAGGGCACCGCGAAGTCCACCGCGGTGCGCGGCCTGGCCGAGCTGCTGCCGGAGCGGGTCGAGGTGGGCGCCACCCCCTATCATCTGTCGCCGGCGGAGTACCGGGAGTACTGGGAGGAGCTGGGGCTGCCCGCCCAGGACGATCCCGTGGAGCGCCGGACCCGGGTGCCGGTGGTGGAGCTGCCGATCGGGGCGACCGAGGACCGGGTGGCGGGGACACTGGACCTGGAGACCGCCCTGACCGCGGGCCGCAAGCGGTTCGAGCCGGGGCTGCTGGCCGACGCCCACCGGGGCATCCTGTACGTGGACGAGGTGAACCTCCTGGACGACCACGTGGTGGATCTGCTGCTGGATTCCGCGGCGATGGGGGTCAACACCGTGGAGCGGGAGGGCATCAGCCTGACCCACCCGGCCCGGTTCTCGCTGGTCGGCACGATGAACCCGGAGGAGGGCGAACTGCGCCCCCAGTTGCTGGACCGGTTCGGGCTGTGCGTCACCGTCGTGGGGGAGTCCGACCCGCCGGCCCGGGTGGAGATCATCGAGCGCAGGCTGGCCTTCGAGGCCGACCCGGTGGGGTTCTGCGCGGGGTGGCGCGCCGAGGGCGAGCGGCTGGCCCGGCAGATCGCGTCCGCGATGGACCTGCTGCCGGAGGTGACGGTGGGCCGTGAGGTGCTGCTGGAGGTGGCCCGGATCTGCGTGGACGCGGGGGTCGACGGTCACCGGGCCGACATCACCATGGTGCGGGCCGCCCGGGCGCTCGCCGCGTGGCACGGCCGGACCGGCATCGAGACCGCGGACCTGCAACAGGCCGCCCGCCTGGTGCTGCCGCACCGGATGCGCCGCCGCCCGCTGGAGGGCATCGGGACGCCCCACGGCAGGGGCTGA
- a CDS encoding OsmC family protein, whose protein sequence is MAEAVFSAVAESLEGMATRCTSRGMSFVLDEPPSLGGKDEGMNPLEAVLSALGACKCVVARAFAKPNGIRLRHVRVEVDGVFDPDGFRGKNPAAKVGLSTIRTRYHIDADNTPEEIAAFVEFIEAHCPVHDTLVNPPHLSYEIA, encoded by the coding sequence ATGGCTGAGGCTGTCTTTTCCGCGGTCGCCGAATCCCTGGAGGGCATGGCGACGCGCTGCACATCCCGGGGTATGAGTTTCGTCCTGGACGAGCCGCCTTCGCTCGGCGGCAAGGACGAGGGGATGAACCCGCTCGAAGCCGTCCTGTCGGCCCTCGGCGCCTGCAAGTGCGTCGTTGCGAGGGCTTTCGCCAAGCCGAACGGCATCCGGCTGCGCCACGTACGGGTCGAGGTGGACGGGGTGTTCGACCCGGACGGGTTCCGGGGGAAGAACCCCGCGGCGAAGGTCGGGCTATCAACAATCAGGACGCGCTACCACATCGACGCAGACAACACCCCCGAAGAGATCGCGGCGTTCGTCGAGTTCATCGAGGCCCACTGCCCGGTCCACGACACCCTGGTCAACCCGCCACATCTGAGCTACGAGATCGCCTGA
- a CDS encoding phosphoenolpyruvate hydrolase family protein: protein MSRQEILDRFRTQVAQGQPIIGGGAGTGITAKSAEAGGIDLLVIYNSGRFRMAGRGSLSGLLAYGDANAIVMEMANEVLPVVKRTPVLAGVNGTDPFRVMGHFLRQVKEIGFAGVQNFPTVGLIDGVFRANLEETGMGYGHEIDMIRMAHELDLLTSPYVFDEDQAKDMARAGADILVPHMGLTTSGTIGAKTALTLEEAAVKVQQLADAARSVNPDILCLCHGGPIANPADAQYILDHTDGIVGFYGASSIERFPTEVGIRAQTEEFKAVTFKKG, encoded by the coding sequence ATGTCCCGTCAAGAGATCCTCGATCGTTTCCGTACCCAGGTCGCCCAGGGCCAGCCCATCATCGGCGGTGGCGCGGGCACCGGTATCACCGCGAAGTCCGCGGAAGCCGGTGGCATAGACCTGCTGGTCATCTACAACTCGGGCCGGTTCCGCATGGCCGGACGCGGCTCGCTGTCCGGGCTGCTGGCCTACGGGGACGCCAACGCCATCGTCATGGAGATGGCCAACGAGGTGCTGCCCGTCGTGAAGCGCACCCCCGTCCTCGCGGGCGTCAACGGCACCGACCCGTTCCGTGTCATGGGGCACTTCCTGCGCCAGGTGAAAGAGATCGGGTTCGCCGGTGTGCAGAACTTCCCCACCGTCGGCCTGATCGACGGGGTGTTCCGGGCGAACCTGGAAGAGACCGGCATGGGGTATGGGCACGAGATCGACATGATCCGCATGGCCCACGAACTCGACCTGCTCACCTCCCCCTACGTCTTCGACGAGGACCAGGCCAAGGACATGGCCCGCGCCGGGGCGGACATCCTCGTCCCCCACATGGGCCTGACAACGTCTGGGACCATCGGCGCGAAAACCGCGCTGACCCTGGAGGAGGCGGCGGTCAAGGTGCAGCAGCTCGCGGACGCGGCCAGGAGCGTCAACCCCGACATCCTGTGCCTGTGCCACGGCGGGCCGATCGCGAACCCGGCCGACGCGCAGTACATCCTCGACCACACCGACGGCATCGTCGGCTTCTACGGGGCGAGTTCCATTGAGCGATTCCCGACCGAGGTGGGTATCCGCGCACAGACCGAGGAGTTCAAGGCCGTCACCTTCAAGAAGGGCTGA
- a CDS encoding helix-turn-helix domain-containing protein: MPVEEPHRITCHLDDLLAARGVTLAALSEKVGITVVNLSILKNNRARAVRFSTLTALCEALDCEVGDLFSLADQP, encoded by the coding sequence ATGCCTGTCGAAGAACCCCATCGGATTACCTGCCATCTGGACGATCTGCTCGCGGCCCGGGGCGTGACGCTCGCGGCCCTCAGCGAAAAGGTCGGCATCACCGTGGTCAATCTGTCGATCCTGAAGAACAACCGTGCGAGGGCCGTTCGGTTCAGCACCCTGACGGCGCTGTGCGAGGCGCTGGACTGCGAGGTCGGCGACCTGTTCAGCCTCGCAGACCAGCCCTGA
- a CDS encoding DUF2975 domain-containing protein: MKLTISRGDYLTLRIMLALFVVAPLVSPFWHAWAWAKGDPLVWLNGGSPSQAGSGEAASPLETANGLIVRPSLETLSWEFTDPTWTQRLGAMLPGVLVAVVTLWLCVTIWRFTLLVQRGRAFSAGAHRLLVQLGIALIFLTVAFLVGEVVANMLIYTGLPARGMGFAMLTIKAGDFVPLGVALVVLIVAYAWRQGEQLAEDAETTI, translated from the coding sequence ATGAAACTCACAATCAGCCGAGGCGACTACCTCACGCTGCGGATCATGCTGGCGTTGTTCGTAGTGGCACCCTTGGTGAGCCCCTTCTGGCACGCCTGGGCATGGGCCAAGGGCGACCCCCTGGTCTGGCTCAATGGGGGCAGTCCCTCGCAGGCCGGCTCGGGCGAGGCGGCCTCTCCCCTCGAAACCGCAAATGGGCTGATCGTGCGCCCAAGCCTTGAGACGCTCTCGTGGGAGTTCACCGATCCGACGTGGACGCAACGTCTCGGCGCGATGCTTCCGGGCGTGCTGGTCGCGGTGGTCACGCTCTGGCTGTGCGTCACGATCTGGCGGTTCACGCTCTTGGTGCAGCGCGGCCGTGCCTTCTCCGCGGGGGCGCACCGGCTGCTGGTGCAGTTGGGGATAGCCCTGATCTTCCTCACCGTCGCCTTCCTCGTCGGCGAGGTCGTGGCGAACATGCTCATCTACACCGGCTTGCCCGCCAGGGGGATGGGGTTCGCCATGCTGACGATCAAAGCTGGCGATTTCGTCCCCCTCGGGGTGGCGCTGGTGGTGCTGATCGTCGCCTACGCTTGGCGGCAGGGGGAACAGCTCGCCGAGGATGCGGAGACGACGATCTGA